From the genome of Ralstonia pickettii, one region includes:
- a CDS encoding integration host factor subunit alpha, with translation MNDQHAPALAASLGDSLGSSSAALADARDARAQDVPTLTKAELAEMLFEQVGLNKRESKDMVEAFFDVIREALEQGDSVKLSGFGNFQLRDKPQRPGRNPKTGEIIPITARRVVTFHASQKLKALVEERVEPLPVDVA, from the coding sequence ATGAACGATCAACACGCGCCTGCGTTGGCGGCATCCTTGGGCGACTCGCTCGGTTCTTCTTCGGCGGCATTGGCCGACGCACGTGATGCGCGCGCTCAGGACGTGCCGACGCTTACCAAGGCCGAGCTTGCCGAGATGCTGTTCGAGCAGGTCGGCTTGAACAAGCGCGAGTCGAAGGACATGGTTGAAGCGTTTTTTGACGTGATTCGCGAGGCGCTCGAGCAGGGTGACAGTGTCAAGCTGTCTGGCTTCGGTAATTTCCAGTTGCGCGACAAGCCGCAGCGCCCGGGCCGAAATCCGAAGACGGGGGAAATCATCCCCATCACTGCGCGCCGCGTCGTGACGTTCCACGCTAGCCAGAAGCTCAAGGCGCTCGTTGAAGAGCGCGTCGAGCCGCTGCCGGTCGACGTCGCGTAA
- a CDS encoding AraC family transcriptional regulator, whose product MDALSQFIQLTRPQASLDLRCLFQGRFSIPHAPDPNGQAPFHLVLSGCCRVDTGGRTLTLRAGDFILFPRGEAHTIHDPVSKEAPTAKPRTSHDGMLPLRQTGRGAADVDLLCGRFVHEHGSTTLLVRTLPDPLHVSLTDSASFTALQALIGLMRDEAETRAPGALAIVTSLSQALLTMALRAYGQRENASPGTLTLLSDARLGPSIQAMLSAPERAWTIDALADLAAMSRATYARHFKARADMTVWDFLTRVRMTLACETLVHTRLSVGEIGTRVGYQSEAAFGKAFKEQLGMTPARYRRWID is encoded by the coding sequence ATGGACGCGCTCAGTCAATTCATTCAGCTCACCCGGCCGCAGGCCAGCCTCGATTTGCGCTGCCTGTTCCAGGGGCGATTCTCGATCCCGCACGCTCCGGATCCGAATGGTCAAGCGCCGTTCCACCTCGTGCTGTCAGGCTGTTGCCGGGTCGACACCGGCGGCCGCACGCTCACGCTGCGCGCGGGCGATTTCATCCTGTTTCCGCGTGGTGAAGCACACACAATTCACGACCCGGTCAGCAAAGAGGCGCCCACCGCCAAGCCACGCACATCGCACGACGGCATGCTGCCGCTTCGTCAAACCGGCCGGGGCGCGGCTGACGTCGATCTGCTTTGCGGCCGCTTCGTTCACGAGCACGGCTCGACCACGCTGCTTGTGCGCACGCTGCCCGATCCGTTGCATGTGTCATTGACTGATAGTGCGTCATTTACGGCGCTGCAAGCACTCATTGGGCTGATGCGCGACGAAGCCGAAACGCGCGCACCGGGCGCGCTGGCGATCGTCACCTCCCTGAGCCAGGCTTTGCTGACGATGGCCCTGCGCGCCTATGGTCAGCGAGAAAACGCGAGCCCAGGCACGTTGACGCTGCTGTCGGACGCGCGCCTCGGCCCCTCCATACAGGCCATGCTCAGCGCGCCCGAACGTGCGTGGACCATCGACGCCCTCGCCGATCTGGCGGCCATGTCACGCGCTACCTACGCGCGACACTTCAAGGCGCGGGCAGACATGACGGTATGGGATTTCCTCACGCGTGTGCGCATGACGCTGGCCTGCGAAACGTTGGTCCATACAAGGCTCAGCGTGGGCGAAATTGGCACACGTGTGGGCTATCAATCGGAGGCGGCGTTCGGCAAGGCGTTCAAGGAGCAATTGGGGATGACGCCGGCGCGGTATCGAAGGTGGATTGATTAG
- the pheT gene encoding phenylalanine--tRNA ligase subunit beta has product MQFPESWLRSFVNPPITTDELSHRLTMAGLEVEEVDPVAPPFSQIVVGHVVEVNKHPDADRLNVCKVDAGTGELLQIVCGAPNVSAGIKVPCALVGAELPPGEDGKPFKIKIGKLRGVESYGMLCSARELKLSEDHGGLLILPEDTPVGEDIRKVLDLDDQIFVIKLTPNKADCLSIHGVAREVSALTGAPITVPSMAPVAVTLADTLPVKVEAPDLCGRFSGRIIRGVNAHAKTPTWMVSRIERAGMRSVSALVDISNYVMLELGRPSHVFDLDKIHGGLTVRWGKPGEQLKLLNGDTITVDEKVGVISDEQAIESLAGIMGGDKTAVTLDTQNIYVEAAFWWPEAIQGRARRYNFSTDAGHRFERGVDYATTVEHIERISALILEICGGQAGPIDDQIVNLPKREPVRMRVARAARVLGIPLSHDVVADVFKRLGLTFSVDGDVFIVEPPSYRFDLEIEEDLIEEVARIYGFERIPAKPPVAENAMSPTDEAHRTMHDVRHAVAARDYHELVNFAFVETEWEADFAGNTNPIPLLNPIASQYSVMRSTLIGGLLDKVRYNLNRKASRVRMFEVGRVFHLDATVADGGLSIAGYAQPMMAGGIAYGPAKEEQWGVQTRPVDFFDVKGDVESLLWPLQARFERAEHPALHPGRSARVVLNGRAIGWIGELHPRWLQKYDLPTAPVVWELELDAITAVGLPKYREVPRVPAVTRDIALVVRQGVAVQDLVDIFEKTAVGTPWERYLQGVVLFDEFRPKAATAAIGAQEKSLAFRITLQDTDSTLQDDIVEAATQQLIRAAGDAFGARLRA; this is encoded by the coding sequence ATGCAATTTCCGGAATCCTGGCTTCGCAGTTTCGTCAATCCGCCGATCACCACGGATGAGCTTTCCCATCGCCTGACGATGGCTGGCCTCGAGGTGGAGGAGGTCGACCCCGTCGCGCCGCCGTTCTCGCAGATCGTCGTCGGCCATGTGGTCGAGGTGAACAAACACCCGGACGCCGATCGCCTCAACGTGTGTAAGGTCGATGCGGGCACGGGCGAATTGCTGCAGATCGTCTGCGGCGCTCCGAACGTGTCGGCAGGCATCAAGGTACCGTGCGCGCTGGTCGGCGCCGAGCTGCCCCCGGGCGAGGACGGCAAGCCGTTCAAGATCAAGATCGGCAAGCTGCGTGGCGTGGAGAGCTACGGCATGCTGTGTTCGGCGCGCGAGCTGAAGCTGTCGGAAGACCACGGCGGTCTGCTGATCCTGCCGGAAGACACGCCGGTGGGCGAAGACATCCGCAAGGTGCTCGATCTGGACGACCAGATCTTCGTCATCAAGCTGACGCCCAACAAGGCCGATTGCCTGTCGATCCATGGGGTGGCGCGTGAAGTGTCCGCGCTGACTGGCGCCCCCATTACCGTGCCGTCGATGGCACCCGTGGCGGTGACGCTGGCCGACACGCTGCCGGTCAAGGTGGAAGCACCGGACCTGTGTGGTCGCTTCTCGGGCCGCATCATCCGCGGTGTGAACGCGCACGCGAAGACGCCGACCTGGATGGTGTCGCGCATCGAGCGAGCGGGCATGCGAAGCGTGTCGGCGCTGGTGGATATCTCGAACTACGTGATGCTGGAGCTGGGCCGCCCGTCGCACGTGTTCGACCTGGACAAGATCCACGGCGGCCTGACGGTGCGCTGGGGCAAGCCTGGCGAACAGCTGAAGCTGCTCAACGGCGACACCATCACGGTCGACGAAAAGGTCGGCGTGATCTCGGACGAGCAGGCCATCGAAAGCCTCGCCGGCATCATGGGCGGCGACAAGACGGCCGTAACGCTCGATACACAGAACATCTATGTTGAAGCCGCATTCTGGTGGCCGGAAGCCATCCAGGGCCGTGCGCGCCGCTACAACTTCTCGACCGATGCGGGCCACCGCTTCGAGCGCGGCGTTGATTACGCGACCACCGTTGAACACATCGAACGCATCAGCGCGCTGATCCTCGAAATCTGTGGCGGCCAGGCTGGACCGATCGATGACCAGATCGTCAATCTGCCCAAGCGCGAGCCTGTGCGCATGCGTGTCGCACGTGCCGCGCGCGTCCTGGGTATTCCGCTGTCGCACGACGTTGTGGCGGACGTGTTCAAGCGCCTCGGCCTCACGTTCAGCGTGGACGGCGATGTGTTCATCGTCGAGCCGCCGTCGTATCGCTTCGATCTTGAAATCGAAGAAGACCTGATTGAAGAAGTCGCCCGCATCTACGGTTTCGAGCGGATTCCCGCCAAGCCCCCCGTGGCCGAGAATGCGATGAGCCCGACTGACGAGGCGCACCGCACGATGCACGACGTGCGTCATGCCGTTGCTGCACGTGATTACCACGAGCTCGTCAACTTCGCCTTTGTCGAGACCGAATGGGAAGCCGACTTTGCCGGCAACACCAACCCGATTCCCTTGCTGAATCCGATTGCCAGCCAGTACTCGGTGATGCGCAGCACGCTCATCGGCGGCTTGCTGGACAAGGTGCGCTACAACCTGAACCGCAAGGCTTCGCGGGTACGCATGTTCGAGGTGGGTCGTGTGTTCCACCTCGATGCGACTGTCGCCGATGGTGGTCTGTCGATCGCCGGGTACGCACAGCCGATGATGGCCGGTGGCATTGCATATGGTCCGGCCAAGGAAGAGCAGTGGGGCGTGCAGACACGCCCTGTTGATTTCTTCGATGTAAAGGGTGACGTCGAATCGCTGCTGTGGCCGTTGCAGGCGCGTTTCGAGCGCGCGGAGCACCCCGCGCTCCACCCGGGCCGCTCCGCACGCGTGGTGCTGAATGGCCGTGCCATCGGCTGGATCGGTGAACTGCATCCGCGTTGGCTGCAGAAATACGACCTGCCGACCGCGCCGGTGGTGTGGGAGCTGGAGCTTGATGCCATCACCGCTGTCGGTCTGCCGAAGTATCGCGAAGTGCCCCGTGTGCCAGCAGTGACGCGCGACATTGCGCTCGTCGTACGTCAGGGTGTGGCGGTGCAAGACCTTGTCGATATCTTCGAAAAGACGGCTGTTGGCACGCCTTGGGAACGCTATCTGCAAGGCGTTGTGCTGTTCGATGAATTCCGTCCGAAGGCCGCCACGGCTGCCATTGGGGCGCAGGAGAAAAGCCTTGCCTTCAGAATTACGTTGCAAGATACTGACAGCACCCTTCAGGACGACATTGTCGAGGCCGCCACACAGCAACTGATTCGAGCGGCCGGCGATGCATTCGGCGCGCGCCTGCGTGCCTGA
- the infC gene encoding translation initiation factor IF-3, which yields MATDKSSHRLNREITAPEVRLTGVDNEALGIVKLFDALRLAEEKDVDLVEIAPTATPPVCRLMDYGKFRYSEQKKAHEAKLKQKVIQVKEVKFRPGTDDNDYGVKLRNATRFLEDGDRVKVTLRFRGREMAHQELGMRVLERIKSDLEEFGQVEQMPKMEGRQAVMMLAPKKKK from the coding sequence ATCGCTACTGACAAATCTTCTCACCGCCTCAACCGCGAGATCACCGCGCCGGAAGTCCGGCTAACCGGGGTTGATAATGAGGCGCTCGGCATCGTCAAACTGTTCGACGCGCTGCGTCTGGCAGAAGAGAAGGACGTCGACCTAGTCGAGATCGCGCCGACTGCAACGCCGCCAGTCTGTCGCCTGATGGACTATGGCAAGTTTAGGTATTCGGAGCAGAAGAAGGCTCACGAGGCCAAGCTGAAGCAGAAGGTCATCCAGGTGAAGGAAGTCAAATTCCGCCCCGGTACCGACGACAACGACTACGGCGTCAAGCTGCGCAACGCAACGCGCTTCCTTGAGGATGGCGACCGGGTAAAGGTTACCTTGCGTTTCCGGGGCCGCGAAATGGCTCACCAGGAACTCGGTATGCGCGTGTTGGAGCGTATCAAGTCTGACCTGGAGGAATTCGGTCAGGTTGAGCAGATGCCGAAGATGGAAGGTCGCCAGGCAGTGATGATGTTGGCGCCCAAGAAGAAAAAGTAA
- a CDS encoding MerR family transcriptional regulator, with protein MAADKHTERVNLPPIPAKRYFTIGEVSDLCAVKPHVLRYWEQEFTQLKPVKRRGNRRYYQHHEVLLIRRIRELLYEQGFTINGARNRLDELRHGVSAASQVEADEVETEVAAPMSAAVTGSVDVQNLRRALSAVLEVLRTDKP; from the coding sequence ATGGCCGCCGACAAACACACGGAGCGGGTCAACCTGCCGCCGATTCCTGCCAAACGCTACTTCACCATTGGCGAGGTAAGCGATCTGTGCGCCGTCAAGCCGCATGTGCTGCGCTATTGGGAGCAGGAGTTCACGCAGCTCAAGCCAGTCAAGCGACGCGGCAACCGACGCTACTACCAGCATCATGAAGTCCTGCTGATCCGGCGCATTCGCGAGCTGCTGTATGAGCAAGGCTTCACGATCAATGGCGCGCGGAATCGGCTGGATGAGTTGCGGCATGGCGTAAGTGCCGCATCGCAGGTTGAAGCCGATGAGGTAGAGACCGAAGTTGCGGCGCCGATGTCAGCCGCTGTGACCGGTTCGGTCGATGTGCAGAACTTGCGGCGCGCGCTGTCCGCCGTGTTGGAAGTACTGCGTACCGACAAGCCGTAG
- the thrS gene encoding threonine--tRNA ligase, whose amino-acid sequence MIAITLPDGSRREFPGPVTVAEVAQSIGAGLAKAALAGRVDGQMVDTSYTIDRDAKLAIITDKDADGVDVIRHSTAHLLAYAVKELYPDAQVTIGPVIENGFYYDFAYKRPFTPEDLVAIEKKMTELAKKDEKVTREVLSRDEAVKLFEGMGEKYKAEIIASIPEDQEIGLYREGNFVDLCRGPHVPSTGKLKVFKLMKVAGAYWRGDHNNEMLQRIYGTAWAKKEDQEAYLHMLEEAEKRDHRKLGRELDLFHIDEYSPGTVFWHPKGWTLWQEIEQYMRRVYRENGYQEVKGPQILDKTLWEKTGHWDKYRENMFITESEKREYALKPMNCPGHILIYKQGIKSYRDLPLRFGEFGACHRNEPSGGLHGIMRVRGFTQDDGHIFCTEDMIQAEVTAFTTLLQKVYKDFGFTEILYKLSTRPDKRIGTEESWDRAEAALAEGLRASGCEFEYLPGEGAFYGPKIEYVLKDALGRQWQCGTIQVDPNLPERLDAEFVGEDGARHRPIMLHRAIVGSLERFIGILIEQYAGALPTWLSPVQVAVLSITDSHAEYAQSVVQSLQKQGFRAVVDLRNEKIGYKIREHSVQKVPYQIVVGDKERDENQVAVRARGNVDLGSMPLSAFVERLQNDLANKS is encoded by the coding sequence ATGATCGCAATCACCCTGCCGGACGGTTCCCGGCGCGAGTTTCCCGGCCCGGTCACGGTGGCTGAAGTGGCGCAGAGCATCGGTGCAGGCCTGGCCAAGGCAGCCCTGGCGGGCCGCGTGGACGGTCAGATGGTTGATACGAGCTACACGATCGACCGGGATGCCAAGCTCGCCATCATCACCGACAAGGACGCCGATGGCGTTGACGTGATCCGCCACTCCACGGCCCACTTGCTGGCCTACGCCGTCAAGGAGCTGTATCCGGACGCACAGGTCACCATCGGCCCGGTCATCGAAAACGGCTTCTATTACGACTTCGCCTACAAGCGCCCCTTCACGCCGGAAGACCTCGTCGCCATCGAAAAGAAGATGACGGAGCTCGCCAAGAAGGACGAAAAAGTCACGCGTGAAGTGCTGAGCCGCGACGAAGCCGTCAAGCTGTTCGAGGGCATGGGCGAGAAATACAAGGCTGAAATCATCGCCTCCATTCCGGAGGATCAGGAGATTGGTCTGTATCGCGAGGGCAACTTCGTCGACCTGTGCCGCGGCCCGCACGTGCCCTCCACGGGCAAGCTGAAGGTTTTCAAGCTGATGAAGGTGGCGGGCGCGTATTGGCGCGGCGACCACAATAACGAGATGCTCCAGCGCATCTACGGCACGGCCTGGGCGAAGAAGGAAGACCAGGAAGCCTATCTGCACATGCTGGAAGAGGCTGAGAAGCGCGACCACCGCAAGCTCGGCCGCGAGCTCGACCTGTTCCACATCGACGAGTATTCGCCCGGCACGGTGTTCTGGCATCCGAAGGGTTGGACCCTTTGGCAGGAGATCGAGCAGTACATGCGCCGCGTGTATCGCGAGAACGGCTACCAGGAGGTGAAGGGGCCGCAGATTCTCGACAAGACGCTGTGGGAGAAGACCGGCCACTGGGACAAATACCGCGAGAACATGTTCATCACGGAATCGGAAAAGCGTGAGTACGCGCTCAAGCCGATGAACTGCCCCGGCCACATCCTCATCTACAAGCAGGGCATCAAGAGCTACCGCGATCTGCCGCTCCGCTTTGGCGAATTCGGGGCGTGCCACCGCAACGAGCCTTCGGGTGGCCTGCACGGCATCATGCGCGTGCGCGGCTTCACGCAGGACGATGGCCACATTTTCTGCACGGAAGACATGATCCAGGCCGAGGTGACGGCGTTTACGACGTTGCTGCAGAAGGTCTACAAGGATTTCGGCTTTACTGAGATTCTTTACAAGCTGTCGACGCGTCCGGACAAGCGCATCGGCACCGAAGAAAGCTGGGACCGCGCCGAGGCTGCGTTGGCCGAGGGCTTGCGTGCATCGGGTTGCGAGTTTGAGTACCTGCCGGGTGAGGGGGCGTTCTACGGTCCCAAGATCGAGTATGTGCTTAAAGATGCACTTGGTCGCCAGTGGCAATGCGGCACGATCCAAGTCGACCCGAACCTGCCGGAGCGCCTGGATGCTGAATTTGTCGGCGAAGATGGCGCGCGCCATCGACCGATCATGCTGCACCGGGCCATCGTTGGCAGCCTTGAGCGCTTTATCGGTATCTTGATCGAGCAATATGCCGGAGCGCTGCCCACGTGGCTTTCGCCCGTGCAGGTTGCGGTGCTCAGCATCACCGATTCGCACGCCGAATACGCGCAATCCGTTGTGCAATCCCTGCAAAAACAAGGATTTAGGGCGGTCGTCGATTTGCGGAATGAGAAGATTGGGTATAAAATCCGCGAGCATTCCGTTCAGAAGGTCCCCTACCAGATTGTGGTTGGCGATAAGGAACGGGACGAAAATCAGGTGGCCGTGCGTGCCCGTGGCAACGTCGATCTAGGCTCCATGCCGCTGTCGGCGTTCGTTGAGCGACTGCAGAACGATCTCGCCAACAAGTCATGA
- the rpmI gene encoding 50S ribosomal protein L35, translating into MPKMKTKKSASKRFTARPGGTIKRGQAFKRHILTKKTTKNKRHLRGTEGVHETNLKSVRAMMPYA; encoded by the coding sequence ATGCCGAAGATGAAGACGAAGAAAAGCGCTTCCAAGCGCTTTACTGCCCGTCCTGGTGGCACGATCAAACGTGGCCAAGCCTTCAAGCGTCACATCCTGACCAAGAAGACCACCAAGAACAAGCGTCACCTGCGCGGTACCGAGGGCGTCCATGAGACGAACCTGAAGTCCGTTCGCGCAATGATGCCGTACGCCTAA
- the pheS gene encoding phenylalanine--tRNA ligase subunit alpha, translated as MSLDLDQVVVDAQNAFAAVQDNASLENEKARFLGKSGVLTDLLKGLGKLDPETRKSEGARINQAKSRVEEALNARRQALADALMNARLAAEAIDVTLPGRDVAEGSLHPVMNTWERVAKIFGSIGFDVADGPEIESDWMNFTALNNPDNHPARSMQDTFYIDGRDSEDKLLLLRTHTSPMQVRYARMHVEKYKHLDRIPPIKVIAPGRTYRVDSDATHSPMFHQVEGLWIADNISFADLKGVYTDFLRNFFERDDIQVRFRPSYFPFTEPSAEIDMAFGNGKWLEISGSGQVHPTVVRNMGLDPERYIGFAFGSGLERLTMLRYGINDLRLFFEGDVRFLRQFA; from the coding sequence ATGTCACTGGATCTGGATCAAGTCGTCGTCGATGCCCAAAACGCGTTTGCCGCTGTGCAGGACAACGCCTCGCTGGAAAACGAGAAGGCCCGCTTTCTCGGTAAGTCCGGCGTGCTGACCGACTTGCTCAAAGGCTTGGGTAAGCTCGATCCGGAAACCCGCAAGTCCGAAGGCGCGCGCATCAACCAAGCCAAGAGCCGCGTTGAAGAAGCGCTCAACGCCCGCCGCCAGGCGCTGGCCGATGCGCTGATGAATGCCCGCCTGGCCGCGGAGGCGATCGACGTGACGCTGCCCGGGCGCGACGTGGCAGAGGGCAGTCTGCACCCTGTGATGAACACCTGGGAGCGCGTCGCCAAGATCTTCGGTTCGATCGGCTTCGATGTCGCTGACGGCCCCGAAATCGAATCCGACTGGATGAACTTCACGGCGCTGAACAACCCGGACAACCATCCGGCCCGCTCGATGCAGGATACGTTCTACATCGACGGTCGAGACAGCGAGGACAAGCTCTTGCTCCTGCGCACGCACACCAGCCCGATGCAGGTGCGCTATGCCCGCATGCATGTGGAGAAGTACAAGCACCTCGACCGCATCCCGCCGATCAAGGTCATCGCCCCGGGCCGCACGTATCGTGTCGACAGCGACGCAACGCACTCGCCGATGTTCCATCAGGTCGAAGGCCTCTGGATTGCAGACAACATCAGCTTTGCCGACCTGAAGGGCGTCTATACCGATTTCCTGCGCAATTTCTTCGAGCGCGACGACATCCAGGTGCGTTTCCGCCCGTCGTATTTCCCGTTCACCGAACCGTCGGCCGAGATCGATATGGCGTTCGGCAACGGTAAATGGCTGGAGATTTCCGGATCCGGCCAAGTGCACCCGACGGTGGTGCGCAACATGGGCCTCGACCCCGAGCGCTACATCGGCTTCGCGTTCGGCTCCGGCCTGGAGCGCCTGACGATGCTGCGCTATGGCATCAATGACCTGCGCCTGTTCTTCGAGGGCGATGTACGTTTTCTGCGCCAGTTCGCGTAA
- the rplT gene encoding 50S ribosomal protein L20, translating to MPRVKRGVTARARHKKVISAAKGYRGRRNNVYRIAKQAVMRAGQYAYRDRRNKKRVFRALWIARINAGAREHGLTYSKFMNGLKKASIELDRKVLSDMAIHDKVAFAAIVNQVKANVA from the coding sequence ATGCCTCGAGTAAAACGTGGGGTCACAGCGCGGGCCCGTCATAAGAAGGTTATCAGCGCAGCCAAGGGTTACCGCGGCCGCCGCAATAACGTCTATCGCATCGCCAAGCAGGCGGTCATGCGTGCTGGTCAGTACGCCTACCGCGATCGGCGCAACAAGAAGCGCGTGTTCCGTGCGCTCTGGATTGCACGTATCAACGCTGGCGCACGCGAGCATGGTCTGACCTACAGCAAGTTCATGAACGGCCTGAAGAAGGCGTCCATCGAGCTGGACCGCAAGGTGCTGTCGGACATGGCCATTCACGACAAGGTGGCTTTTGCTGCCATCGTGAACCAGGTGAAAGCCAACGTCGCCTGA